GTATATGGCcgatcttgaagatctaGGTTTTCTTCCTATGGGTTATTCAAAACATGAAGATAAGTTTCCTGTGTTCAATAGGAATTCTCAAAACTTCGCTATCCTTCGGGCTATTTCAACAGCTGCACTTTACCCTCATATTGCTCGAGTCGAGCCACCTGATCCTAAGTATCTATCCTCTGGCTTTGGTTCTATAGTCATGGATCCAGATGTTCGCAAGATCAAGTACTGGATTCGAAATGAAGAAtatatcaagaagagactcGAGGGTAGAGACGCTCGTGATGATAACTTGTTGCCTGCAACGAGAgcatttcttcatccatcatctaccttcttctctttttctggATTCTCAGAAGAGGTGTCGCAGAATGATATCAAAATGGATTCCGATGGAAACTACGTTTACGCGCCTACCATTCCGAATGCGGGTGGCAGCAGTGTGTCCTCGTCTCCTCTTTCTGCCTCCTTTATTGCATACGACTCCTCACAGACGACTACTAAACTTTATCTTCACGGTGCCACACCTACTTCTGTGCTTGCATTACTATTATTCGATGGTGATATCTCATATGACCTTTCTTCTACTAGTTCCGGACGTCCATCTCCGGGTATCGTTATGGATAGTTGGTTGCCAATAAGGACTTGGTGTAAGAATGCTGTGATGATCATGAAGCTCCGTAGACTTCTTGATAAGTTCTTGGACAAGCGATTGTCAACTCCTTTGTATGGCGAACAAAACGAAGAGAATATCGATGATGAGGGCATATTAAGTTCTGATATCATGACAACGATCGAAAGAGTTCTATCAATAGAGAGACGTTGAATGCAAGCATGTCAATAAAATTAATCGTTATTATTTTAGCAAAGTATTTACTTCTACTCGTTTACCCTGTATTCATTCAATCCGCACTCGCTTAGAACAGCCTGAGAAGTCCAGTATTTCAAACCTTCTTTAGCTAGCTTCAACGGCAGTTGCAATCTCATACAAAGAAGTCCAAGCTTAACCCGTGATTTGGGAGGCTGCTCCTGGAAAAAGTAGATTATAGCCGCCTTGTCAGCAGTTACCAAAAATTTATGTGACGTCCCCTTGATTTCAAGACTAAGGTTCACTTTACTGAGAGAAGGACAAATCAATAActtccttcctcttttatGGGCTTCATATGCCTTTTGATAGCCAACATAAGCAGCATTGACTTCCTCAGGCAGCTTAAATGAATACTTCGGAAGCTTGGGCCAATAAAGATGCGAAATGATTGATGCATGCACATTATCTGGAGCTTTCCCCTTCAATTTGCGGTCTATGGATTTACTCTGGAGCATATCCTTTAACATCACATCGAGAGAATTGAACTCCTGGTTTCCAAAACGCGACTTGAGCAGATGCATATCATTATAAATATCTCTAACATCGTAGTTTGTAACCTGCAACAATCTCTCCGAGAACACCTTTACAAACTCCTCCACAAATAGATCTTTTGACTCAAATATCGAAATTAGAGATTCCACAATGTCTTCTACGACACCCTTCCGAAAATCTGGAAGGGCATCAACCGGATCTGGAACCCATTCAAGAACTCGTTCCGTTTCGTTATGTGCCATAGATCGATTATTCGAATTGCGTAACTCGATGGCAAGTTCAATTAGCTTGTTCTCAGGCGAGGTATTCAACAAAGCATAAACTATCCGCTGAACCGTATCCTTGCGACTTTTCAAATAATTTCTAATGGGTCGACAAGCCTTATCCAATAAGACTCCACGGTGATCaataataagaaaagaTCTGATGGCAGAAATGTAACAGGAAATGATATCAGTAGAATCAGTACCAGCATGAAGTAACCTTTTCTTACTCTGAAAGATAAAGGATTCAACTAGTCTAGATTGTTGCTCAGCTGTGCCTAGACACAGACgaacttcttccaatgcGCACTTGGAGTCTGGATAATCGATGACGATATCAAATATTTCGTCGGTTCTGAGCTTTGCAAGTTCGATTTTAGCAATCTCAACTAAGCATACCGCACTAAACTCATCATCCGGAACCAACCTATCCATTCGTGGAAACAATTCATCCTTCACCCATGAAAGTAGCCTACTTAGCCTAGGTTTGTTCCAACTATGAGCGCATATGTCGTTCACAAACATTTTGATGCGACTGTGAGCGGTATCGAGTAGAAGCAGAGTCAACTCCGAGTCCAGGTCAATTTTATTCAAGAGACCGGCCAGCTTTACAAGTGAATGTGAAGTTGTAGTGTCGTCTGAAAACAAATTATCTTCGTACACACGCTTTATCGCTTGTAGAACAGTGCTTTTATTTACCCAACTTTGGAAAACAGTATCTTCCAATCTCTCCATGAGCCTTTCCTGCGTGGAATTGAGACCAACAATTTCATATGTTCGATGGAGCAATTCAGAGAGATTGCTAAtgtgacgaagaagaatttctAGCCACTCATACCCTACTAAAGAGCCTTCGTCTTCACTCAACGTATTAAGTTTCCGGCGAATCATGCCACTAAATTTATCAAACATCCAATCATTACAACTACCGATGGTCCTAAGGGAATTTTTGACTCTAAGCGGGACCTCAACCATTTGTGTAAAGTCTGGATTGATCTGTTCTGAAAGCCAGTCTAAGACTACAGCGTAATCTGATGATGGATCATCCTGATCGACTTCTTCATGATATGGGCTTCCAAAAATATCACTGACAATCTTCACATCGATTGGGATGGAATACATCATATGTAATATAATAACGACTCgaaagagaaataagaGATATAAACAAAATGTAGTTATCTACTATTCACTATGACATAAAGCGCGGAGTAAGgaagatcaaaaaaaaaaatacgAATAAATCTCTATTAGCATTGAATCTCCATTACTCTTCTGCTTTTGGATCATTTCACATACCATGGCTCGTCCAGCTTCTGTGAGACAATTTCTAGAAGTTTCGGGAATAAGTTCGTCTGAAGTGGCTACATTTTTCCTTGATCGTAATAATGGTAGGCTCGCCGAGTCTATTAATGACTTCTTCAGTAATCCGAGAGTGGTAcaagaggttgaaaagagaactaAGAAGAACAGCAAGAAAAGCATGAAGTCTGTAAGTACAGAACTTAAAGAACTATTTAACAAGTATAAGGAGCCACAGCTAGATTCGACCGGAAAGTCCTATATTGGAATAGACGGTACGATGAGATACCTTGAGGATCTAGGATACGAgcctgaagatgaagttgtGCTATGCTTGGCGGATTTCTTAGACTCACAAAAAGTGGGGGACTTTAAAGAGGAGCAATTTCTTACGAATTGGAACAATGTGGGTTGCAATACCATTGAACAAATGCATAATTATATAGACATCAACTTAAGACCCAAATTGCTAGACGATCCTGAGTATTTCAGAGCGATTTATCAGTAtaccttcaagttcattttggagaaaaatgaaaaaacCCTTCCTTTGGATATGGCCCAAGAGTACTGGCATCTATTGCTACCCGGAGAGTTTTCCCTTGAATTGGAAACGTTTATCAAATTCTTACATGATACATCAAAAACTGAGATCACTAGAGACCAATGGAATATGCTTTTACCATTTCTTCAGGATTACCATAATGATCCAACTCTTAATGGTTATGATGAGAGTCAGTCGTGGCCGTTGTTGATGGATAAATTTTACGAATACATCAAATCTGATGAGCACTAAAAAAAGTTGGCAGCAGTTGACAGGGTTAAAGAACTACACAGGTTGATATAATCGCCTCGAATGTCGCAGTTGTCAACTGATCGAGACCGAATACTGAGAGGGCAATAAAGCTCTCATTGTACTCTCATTTAATTTCTGCATAGTTGTAATCGCATgttttttttgaattctATGTGAGGTTTTTGCTTAGATTCGTATGCTTTATTATAACATGCATATATACACGGAGCAGTGGCTAtgaaatcccttttttcCGCTTATGAATTATTTTGAAGCTCCGTTGAGTCTGCAGGAAtttgagaaaaaaaaattcaaaaaaaacttcaataaaaaattttaagaTCTAGAGAGTTTGATATCGTTTGTATCTGTATCCATATAGTATTCAATCCTTTAATTACAGCACAATATTTGCCATGGTTAAGTCATATACTCGTTATGAACTTGCAAATACATTGGGAGTAATTGCTTCCCATTCAAATTCGATATATATTGCTCCAAATTTAGAAATCAATAAGAAATCAGCTGGTAAAGTTATCACTGCCGGTTTAGAAGAGATTCTTGTATGGAATATTAAAGCTGGGGAATTGCTAGAAAGGCTTCGTGATGGAGTTGTGCCTGGTGCTCTAAATTCAGCCACACAGTCACCTCCAGCTCAAGTAAACAGTCTGGCATATGAACCTGTGTCAAATGTACTAGCGGCGGGATACTCTGATGGATCTATTAAGATATGGGATTTAACATCAAGATCCGTGATTATAAATTTTGAAGGTCATCGTTCTGCAGTGACTGTTTTGAAGTTTGACAGATCCGGAGCAAGACTTATTAGCGGTTCAAGGGATACTACGATCATTCTTTGGGATTTGGTGGGTGAAACTGGTTTATTCAAACTTAAAGGTCACAGAGATCTGATAACGGGCATCGAGTTTTTGAGTGATGTTGATAAGACAGGAACTGACGATTTAGATGACTGGTTGCTAACTACAGCTAAGGATGGACTCATTAAGCTTTGGGATCTAAAGTCACAGCAGTGTATTGAGACTCATATGGCACATAGTGGCGAATGCTGGTCTCTAGCTTTAAATACTACAAAGGAAATGTGTATCACATGTGGTATGGAAAATCAGGTcaagatttggaagattgaTTTGTCCCAGGATAATACCAAGATTATCGAGCAAGGCGTGTTCGAGAAACAGAGCAAGCGTCGAGGAACGAAACTTGGATTCAAGATGACGACTCAGGGCGAGTTTTTCTACATAAGCAATGCCGATAAAATGCTTGAGTTGTTTAGATTGAgggatgaaaaagaaatagcAAAGGGTACCACCAGGAGAacaaagagattgaaagaaaaaggagtGACAGACGAGGAAATTAAAAGTTCTCTTGAGCAATCTAAGATTCAAATGTTGGTGGCTCCATTTACTACGTTGTACATGGATAGGGCTAAGATAAGAGATGTTGCTTGGGGTTTAACTAACAACCGCAAACTCGATGTTGTGGTCACCTTAACAAACAATACTATTGAGTATTACAATGTTGCCGTTCCTGAATCGGTGAGAAAACATAAAGTTGGTGATCATGTGTCCCAGCTTAAGTATTCCTTGGATCAATTGGGTCACAGGCATGACATCAGAGCTGTGGATATCTCTGACGATGATACATTACTGGTAACAGGATCAAATAATCAGTTGAAAGTTTGGAATACAAAACGTAGTACATGTATTCGAACCTTTGATAAGGTCGGATACGTGATCTCAGCAAAATTTCTTCCAGGAGGAGCGTTAGTTGTAATTGGAACAAAGGAGGGTCATTTGCAACTACTTGACCTTGCATCTTCTACTGTCGTGGattcaattgatgatgcACATAACGGCAAAGCTATCTGGTCGATCGACTTGACTCCGGATGGAAAGACAATTGTGACCGGATCCACCGATAAAACAGTGAAGTTTTGGGAAATCAAGGTGGATCAAGAGCTAATTCCAGGAACTACAGACAAGTTTAttaaacttcttcatttgaaaCATACACGTACTTTAGAGCTTACAGACGATGTACTTTGTGTTCGGATTTCACCGGATTGCAAGTATCTTGCAGTGTCTTTGATGGATAATACTGTGAAAGTGTTTTTCTATGATACTCtaaagttcttcttgagtTTGTATGGTCATAAACTACCTGTTTTATCGATTGATATCTCTTTTGATTCAAAAACGATTATCACTTCCTCTGCTGATAAGAACATTCGTATCTGGGGTCTTGATTTTGGTGACTGCCATAGATCTATCTTTGGTCATCAAGATTCCATTATGGCTGTTCGTTTCTTCCCCGAATCCAAAGATTTTGTCAGTTGTTCAAAGGATGGCATGGTGAAATGCTGGGACGGTGTTAAGTTTGAGAACATACAAAAATTAGCTGCACATCAGTCGGAAGTTTTAAATTTGGCAGTTAGCCATAGTGGAGAGTTCTTTGTGACCGTGTCTCATGATACCAGTATAAGAATATGGAAGCAGACGGATGACCAAGTGTTCATagaggaagagagagaaaggGAAATGGATGAAACTTATGAGAACGATTTGTTAAACTCTCTTGAAGGTAGCAATGGTGACGAAATTGGCAAGAAGAATGTGgacgatgaagaggctAGCGATGAAGATAATGTTGAACGAGTTACAAAGCATACCATGGAGAATTTGAAAGCAGGAGAAAAGCTAATGGAGGTTCTTGATTTTGgttggaaagaagttgaagccaGGAGAGAATATGAAGCCCAGAAAAGGATGTTTAAACAGGGCAAATTGAGCAGTAAGCCGATTATGCCACAGAGCAATCCATTACTGTTAGCGTTGAAAGTGACGCCGGAACAGTATGTGTTGGAAACTTTGAGTAAGATTCGTTCGGCTCAACTAGAGGATGCACTTCTTGtgcttcctttttcttaCACGGTGAAATTACTAAGGTTTATTAGAATATGGACTAATCCAGAGGTTCGTGCCAAAAATGGAGCTCAGATTCCAAGAATTTGCAAagctcttttctttgccgTAAGAACAAATAACATGGAACTAATAAGTCAAAAGGATCCAGAGATTAGAATGGAGGTTATAGAATTGAAGGACCAATTGAGACATATTTTGAAAGACAGATGCGACGACTTGGGATTTAGTATTGCCGGTCTAAAGTACATGCAGGATCAATGGAAACAAAATCATAGCCATGTATTCGAGGATCCAGAAACTAATAACGAGAAGTCGAGAAAGAGGGTTTATACTACTTTAGCATAAAATAGATATACATAAATGTGTTGACGTTTGTGGAACGGTACCATGTGTAGTGTGTTACAGGTATATAACTAATTCATGTACTTGCTGCTCTTCTTTAACTGCTGCTTAAGTTGACATGAAGGCTATTTATTCTGCTCTACGGAAACTATTTTTTTCCGCGCAAATCTCTTCTCCGACGCGGAGAAACGAGGGAGATGAGGGTAATATGAGAAGCGATGCTCATTGGAATCATGAGAATAGATCAACAATAAAACGAGTAAAGAAAGCGTGAAAGTGGGACTAAAGATGTGACCAAATAAACTATGGGATCTGTGAAGGATCGGAATGGCTTGGCCAGCTATTTTAGAAACTTAAACTAGTACTAAACTTAACGGTTGGAGAAATCCCGTAGGATTAGTACGGCGGAGGCCACCGCATCCGCATGGTAAATTTCTCCAGTCTGGGGATAGAATCGCGGAGATGATCCGAAGCTGGTGGCAATAGATGGgtaaaaaggaaaagaagatgcatCCATCCATCGGCAGTAATATATACGCTACACTAATGTGAAGATTCAATCACTTACTAGAGGTGAAGAAAGTAGTGATACGAGTCAGAAAATAGCGTAGGCTCATTCTGAAAGAAAGCCAATGCAGCTGGCAACGTACAAGTTTTTGTAAAAGCGCTACGTAGTCAGAAAGGACACGATTCACCTAATATGCCGATCTGAGCACCGTAGTAAACCCGGAGAATCGCTACTCATGTCCCCTAGATTCCGAATCTGCACTTAGCTTACCAATTTTTCGAGCACTTTCGATTGTCGGCGTCAAGTCGCCCAAAATAGGGGCACtagaaaatttttcaaagacaTATAAAGTGAGAAAATGTGGGGCGGAATAGATATGAGTACAGAGTGCAGAATAGTAACAACTCTGCTCTTCTCTAGAAActccttgtttcttcttttaaAGTATCACATACTTCACCTATAAGTTCAAACATGTTAAGATTTGTTCGTCCgcagttgaaaaagtctGTCGCCTTTATGGTGAGAAACTATTCCCAcaaggagttgaaattCGGCGTTGAAGGTCGTGCTGCTCTCCTTAAGGGTGTGGAGATTATGGCTAGGGCCGTCAGTGTCACATTGGGACCTAAAGGTCGTAATGTGTTAATTGAGCAACCTTTTGGTGCTCCTAAGATCACCAAAGATGGTGTCACAGTTGCCAAATCTATTAATTTGAAAGATAGATTCGAAAATCTGGGTGCAAAGCTATTGCAGGATGTTGCCTCTAAGACTAATGAATCTGCTGGTGACGGTACCACTTCGGCCACCGTTCTCGGCCGTGCTATTTTTACTGAGTCCGTGAAGAATGTTGCAGCCGGTTGCAACCCTATGGACTTGAGAAGAGGTTCTCAGGCCGCTGTCAATGCCGTTATAAAgtatttggagaagaacCGTAAGGAGTTGACTACCTCTGAGGAAATTGCTCAAGTTGCCACCATTTCTGCCAATGGTGATACTCATATTGGTCAATTGTTGGCTTCTGCCATGGAAAAGGTTGGTAAGGAAGGTGTCATTACAGTCAAGGAAGGTAAGACACTTGAAGACGAGCTGGAGGTTACTGAGGGTATGCGTTTTGATAGAGGTTACATTTCTCCTTACTTCATTACTGACACAAAGTCCGGCAAGATCGAATTTGAAAACCCacttattcttctttctgagaagaagatctctTCCATTCAGGATATCTTACCATCTCTTGAGCTTTCAAGTAAGATGAGAAGACCCTTGATGGTTGTTGCTGAGGACATTGATGGCGAAGCTTTAGCCGCATGCATCTTAAACAAGTTGAGAGGACAGGTGCAAGTTGTCTGTGTTAAGGCTCCCGGTTTCGGAGACAACAGGAAGAATATTCTTGGTGATGTTGCAGTCTTGACTGGTTCTACCGTGTTCACCGAAGAATTGGATCTTAAGCCTGAGAATGCCACCCCTGAGCAGTTGGGTTCTTGTGGTTCCGTTACCATTACTAAAGAGGACACAGTCATCTTGAATGGTGTCGGATCTAAGGAGAGTATTGCTCAAAGATGTGAGCAGATCAGAGGTGCCGTTGAGGATAAGGCAACTACCGAATAcgagaaggagaagttgcATGAGAGATTGGCCAAGCTTTCTGGAGGAGTTGCAGTCATTAAGGTTGGTGGTTCTTCAGAGATTGAGGTtagtgaaaagaaggacAGATATGATGATGCCCTTTGCGCTACTAGAgctgctgttgaagaaggtatcTTGCCTGGTGGAGGTACCGCTTTGGTTAAGGCCTCCAGAATTTTGAAGGACTTGAAGGCTGAAAATTTCGATCAGAAGCTTGGTATTAAGATTGTTGAGGCTGCTATTACCAAGCCAGCCAAGATCATCGTTGAAAATGCTGGCGAAGAAGGTTCCGTTGTTGTCGGAAAGCTATTGGACGAGTATGGTGATCAGTTTAACCTCGGTTACGATTCTGCTAAGAATGAGTATGTGGATATGCTTGAAGCTGGTATCATAGATCCATTTAAGGTTGTTAAGAATGGTTTAGTTGATGCTTCTGGTGTTGCTTCTTTATTGGCTACTACTGAGTGTGCCATTGTTGATGCCCCAGAGCCAAAGTCTGCTGCTCCAAATCCAGGTATGGGTGGAGGAATGGGCGGAATGGGAGGTTTCTAAGGAGGTGCTACGATGTTATAATGTGATGTCATGTACTTCAGATTAACTTGTTCGGTTCGGCCTGGTTTCTTctgtctttctttatctatctttttttacttctttttgtttgaTGTCTAAATCCTGTTTATATTGTCAAGACTGCAGTGTCCTGTAACTAAGTTTTTGTCGGTATCTTATATTTTTGACAACTAAATGTCGCGTGCCTTTTAAGGCTGGATGGTTCCATATCTATATCTAGATATCTTCTCCTAAGGGATCTAATGTCATCGGTGCAGATCTTTTCATCGTTTTGGTTATTTGGTCTTATCAATAATGTTCTTTATGTAGTGATTCTCTCGGCAGCTGTGGATCTTGTGGGACCTACTGCCCCAAAAGCTATAGTCTTGATGGCGGATGTGCTACCTTCGTTCATTTGTAAATTAACAGCTCCTTTCTACATTCAAATCATTCCATATCATGTCAGGATATGGATCTTGGCAGGATTGAGTGGTACGGGTATGTTGATCATATCTTTGGTTGATAGTCTCACTTTATCACTCTGTGGAATTGTGCTAGCCTCAGTCTCTTCTGGGTTAGGTGAAATCACATTCCTTCAACTGACTCATTACTACACTGATATTTCACTACATGGATGGTCATCCGGAACCGGTGGTGCTGGTTTAATTGGTTCTTTTGTGTTCATGCTTCTGACCACCATTATTGGGATTTCGCCAAGAACAACCCTATTGATATTCTCGATAGTTCCTTGTGTCTTGGTCgctgctttcttcttgatgcTACCGTCCAGAAGTCGGCTAGTGAGAAATTGTCCAGCTTCtaatgaagaaattcagCATATTTTTTGCCCTACCGTGCCTATCGGTAGTACTCAAGATATCTCACCCGATGCACTTCCTATCATTCGGGGAGAAGCTGAAGATGGTGCTGAAGAAATGACTAAGTATGAGCATAGGACATTCAAAGATCATATTTTAGTCACCGTAGAGCGCATTAAACCATATTTTGTGCCCTATATGGGGCCTCTATTCACCGTATATATGGCTGAATATATAATTAACCAAGGGATATCGCCTACTCTACTCTTCCCCCTTAAGGATATGCCCTTTGCTCATTTCAGAGATGCCTACGTTACTTACAGCACACTTTACCAAACTGGTGTGTTCATTTCACGGTCTTCTGGTGCCCTTGTCAAACTAGATCATTTGTACATTCCATCTCTCTTACAGGTTGTTAATCTTTTAGCGTGTGTTTTGCAATCGATGTTCATGTGGCTGCCAAATATCTACTTGGTTTTCTTACTTGTTTTCTATGAGGGTTTGTTAGGAGGTCTTTCGTACGTTAACACTTTCAGAGCAGTTGCTGAGAGAACCGATAtttcagaaagagagttTGCTATGGGTTGTGTTGGTATGAGCGATAGTGGTGGTATTGTTGTCGCTGCGATCTTTTCTATGTTCTTGGAGCCTTCATTATGTTCATACCAAGTAAGTAACGGTCGGCCTTGGTGCTCGCTGCAATAAATTGTTTCATAAAGTCATTAATATATTACAATTGTATACTACATTCCCATCATCATTTACACCTTCACCGCCGACTCGTAGATCAAGCACTTTTCTCTTGTTTGCTGCATTAGGTTCTCGAttattttttgatttgtGTCGTTTGTCTGGACACCATTCAATATAGTGAAACACTGAAGTAAAGTCAAGTTCACCGAATAACTCTCCTTCATTGCCTCGTCATTAGCACTTCCAGAACCGTCAACGTCGGCATGGGTGTTCTCTCCAATGGGGCTAGATAGCGAGCTATTTGTGTTCAAAATATTGATACTGGAAATCATACTGTCatgttctcttctttccttttccgTTTCTGAATGGCGATTCATCTCGTATAACGGAATGACCAAATTATCCCTAAAAGAAGCTAATGCGATATTAGAGACCGGAATATTAGTGGGAACGGTTGGAAATTGTATGGAAAGATCATCAAAAAGAGCAGCACCAGATTCTAGAGGCAAGAACACGCCTTGAAggtagaagaagatcttgtCATAGAATGTATCCCAAAGTAACGAACAGCTCTTCTCAAAATTGATATTGGTAGAAAACACGGCAGTATTTGGAGAATTTCCAAGCGAGTTTGAGTGATTTCTAGCGCGTTTAGAAGGACTATCCTCATTGATGCTGCGTAATTTTACCGTCCTCTCACGTTCATCATAGTAAAGTAAGTTCATAAGAGTCGACATTCCCACTCGCAGAAAGTTTgtaatcttctcttcaatcttGCCGTATCTTCCGAATCCAGTAAGTGTAGGGGTAATAGTCTTCATAGAAGAAGTCGCAGGAGAGGTATTCATACTATATGTAGAGCTTAATATTGGTACCGGCGCAGTTAGGGGAGAAAAGGCTGAGGTAGTAGGAGACACATCAGTAATTTCATTGGTACTAGAGTTAACATTGTCGTTGCTGTCGTATGAGCTCGACCCTGAACAGAGCTTCATGTAGAGGTAGACGAGTTTGTTTATCTCTTCTACTGGTGCCTTTAATCTTCCACCATGGAAGATTGGCTTCACCAAAGAGCAGAATATAGCCCAGGCCTCGTCGCCTATAGcatctttgtcttctgctAGTGTCGACACATCGTTTGCAGTATTCTTTTTGGAATTTCCATCCAAGTTTAATTGCTGTAGTTCTTGTAGAACTGAATGCATATCACTagtagaaagagaagtGTTGACGGCCGATGGATGGAACGAATAAAGTGCCTCCCTCCCACCATCTAAAGAGAGTTTAGAATTCGAGTTCGAGGAGGACTTCAGAGAGTCCTTTCGGGGATGTAGTAAGTAGTGGTGTGAGCGATACTTAGTCCAGCTTTTGGGAGGGAGGGAGGTGGAATTTGCCATAGAATACCTGTCAGCGGCCACAGCGTCAGAATATCCAGCaattctttccaattcCTTTGATGTCCTCACCAAAGGGGATTTCATATCCctatttgaagaaggcaATAGTGAGGTCTGAATCGAGAGATTATCGTGACGTTTCAATTTTGATGCAAATCCTCCAGAGGTAGTAGGCGCCGTCTTCAGGGGCAGAAACACcttatttgaagaagggGCTGTTGTTCCCTCATAAGAGTTTTCCAATGGAACTTTTGAGTACCGAAAAGAGTCGTCGTCTGCACCAGAAGGTGTCTGATTCTTCTCTGCCGACTTTCTGGGGAAGAATTTACCCAGTTTGCGTTCTCTACCTCTCAATGTCGAATAAGTATCTGCGGAATCGATCGAGGAATCGCCCGAATGGGCTCTAAATAA
The sequence above is a segment of the Brettanomyces nanus chromosome 4, complete sequence genome. Coding sequences within it:
- a CDS encoding uncharacterized protein (BUSCO:EOG093431P2) produces the protein MSSVQIFSSFWLFGLINNVLYVVILSAAVDLVGPTAPKAIVLMADVLPSFICKLTAPFYIQIIPYHVRIWILAGLSGTGMLIISLVDSLTLSLCGIVLASVSSGLGEITFLQLTHYYTDISLHGWSSGTGGAGLIGSFVFMLLTTIIGISPRTTLLIFSIVPCVLVAAFFLMLPSRSRLVRNCPASNEEIQHIFCPTVPIGSTQDISPDALPIIRGEAEDGAEEMTKYEHRTFKDHILVTVERIKPYFVPYMGPLFTVYMAEYIINQGISPTLLFPLKDMPFAHFRDAYVTYSTLYQTGVFISRSSGALVKLDHLYIPSLLQVVNLLACVLQSMFMWLPNIYLVFLLVFYEGLLGGLSYVNTFRAVAERTDISEREFAMGCVGMSDSGGIVVAAIFSMFLEPSLCSYQVSNGRPWCSLQ
- a CDS encoding uncharacterized protein (EggNog:ENOG41) yields the protein MNSYRRACSDSVGSSASRDSQKSRHMYSFRRMSGMFHHTPHSQATNPHNSEEGRRMYNLNDTTSSIAESSISEDYDDVSTLGTIPRTSGRSRAATDVEFNNVRSVNKDPNHTLTSLPSVSSLNLFRAHSGDSSIDSADTYSTLRGRERKLGKFFPRKSAEKNQTPSGADDDSFRYSKVPLENSYEGTTAPSSNKVFLPLKTAPTTSGGFASKLKRHDNLSIQTSLLPSSNRDMKSPLVRTSKELERIAGYSDAVAADRYSMANSTSLPPKSWTKYRSHHYLLHPRKDSLKSSSNSNSKLSLDGGREALYSFHPSAVNTSLSTSDMHSVLQELQQLNLDGNSKKNTANDVSTLAEDKDAIGDEAWAIFCSLVKPIFHGGRLKAPVEEINKLVYLYMKLCSGSSSYDSNDNVNSSTNEITDVSPTTSAFSPLTAPVPILSSTYSMNTSPATSSMKTITPTLTGFGRYGKIEEKITNFLRVGMSTLMNLLYYDERERTVKLRSINEDSPSKRARNHSNSLGNSPNTAVFSTNINFEKSCSLLWDTFYDKIFFYLQGVFLPLESGAALFDDLSIQFPTVPTNIPVSNIALASFRDNLVIPLYEMNRHSETEKERREHDSMISSINILNTNSSLSSPIGENTHADVDGSGSANDEAMKESYSVNLTLLQCFTILNGVQTNDTNQKIIENLMQQTREKCLIYESAVKV